A single window of Candidatus Cloacimonadota bacterium DNA harbors:
- a CDS encoding DUF3108 domain-containing protein → MKRYIVILALLIAVNLGANVFMDGEKLTFNINYGIINAGQATLEAKTSVYQGNPVWYLSTNAKTHSFFDKIFKVRDRVESWWDKESLLPYKFAKNLQEGKYRQHRVHIYNHARGRTTYQRWHFKNSRFDNTEMDLPMDSQDILSAFYWVRHQPLKVGQRLMVNITADGRIMPTEVVVHRKEKVKSIFGEVECLVIEPKLKGEAVFKQTGDIFIWVTNDEYKIPVKLESKITFGSFSATLDSAQKVPLKLK, encoded by the coding sequence ATGAAACGATATATTGTAATACTGGCATTGTTGATAGCTGTGAATCTAGGTGCGAATGTGTTTATGGATGGAGAGAAGCTTACCTTCAACATAAATTACGGGATCATTAATGCGGGTCAGGCTACTTTGGAAGCCAAGACATCCGTGTATCAGGGTAACCCAGTGTGGTACCTTTCTACAAACGCAAAAACGCATAGCTTCTTCGACAAGATCTTCAAAGTAAGGGACAGGGTTGAGTCCTGGTGGGATAAAGAATCCCTTTTGCCCTACAAATTCGCCAAGAATCTTCAAGAAGGGAAATACCGCCAGCACAGAGTACATATATACAATCACGCCCGTGGACGCACAACGTATCAAAGGTGGCACTTCAAGAACAGCCGCTTCGACAACACTGAGATGGATTTACCCATGGATTCACAGGATATTCTGAGTGCATTTTATTGGGTACGTCATCAACCCCTAAAGGTTGGACAAAGATTGATGGTAAATATCACTGCCGACGGCCGCATTATGCCTACTGAGGTAGTTGTCCATCGCAAAGAGAAAGTGAAGAGTATATTTGGTGAAGTGGAATGTCTGGTTATTGAACCAAAACTGAAAGGAGAAGCAGTGTTCAAGCAGACAGGAGACATCTTTATTTGGGTCACTAATGATGAGTACAAAATCCCTGTGAAGCTGGAAAGCAAGATTACTTTCGGTTCTTTTTCAGCAACCTTGGATAGCGCACAAAAGGTACCCCTGAAGTTGAAATGA
- a CDS encoding SDR family NAD(P)-dependent oxidoreductase, which translates to MNTILISGANSQIGSFLARAYEAEGHKLILLYHQRTDRINDLISPKIQVDLRDLDALEQKLLNHLKSIDCLIHCAAIRSEDHQAMCDINPQIFRRVLEDNVYPVYNLLKTILPDMRSRAFGRIVLFTSDVTRTGLANGSAYAAAKAAIANMAKSAALENAGRNILINCLAPGPVETNMEEDYNSDYLEFRKEYFKKHLERTASGKLVTKQEIKAVADMLISPLISNLCGEEIIMNGGSK; encoded by the coding sequence ATGAATACAATTCTCATCAGTGGAGCAAATTCTCAGATAGGCAGCTTTCTTGCCCGTGCTTATGAAGCGGAAGGACATAAGCTAATCTTACTTTACCACCAGCGCACAGATCGCATTAATGACCTTATCTCTCCCAAGATTCAGGTAGATCTCAGGGATCTGGATGCTCTTGAGCAGAAGCTATTGAATCACTTGAAATCCATAGACTGTCTCATTCATTGTGCCGCGATTCGTAGTGAGGATCATCAAGCTATGTGCGACATAAATCCTCAGATTTTCCGCAGGGTTCTGGAAGATAATGTGTATCCAGTGTATAATCTTTTGAAAACCATACTGCCGGATATGCGCTCGAGAGCTTTCGGTAGGATTGTGTTATTTACTTCTGATGTTACCCGAACCGGATTAGCGAATGGCTCTGCCTATGCTGCAGCCAAAGCTGCTATAGCCAATATGGCAAAAAGCGCCGCATTGGAGAACGCTGGTAGAAACATTCTAATAAATTGCCTTGCTCCGGGACCGGTAGAAACGAATATGGAAGAGGATTATAACTCCGATTATCTGGAATTCAGGAAAGAATATTTTAAAAAGCATCTGGAGCGGACAGCATCCGGTAAACTGGTGACAAAGCAAGAGATCAAAGCTGTTGCAGACATGCTCATATCCCCTTTGATTTCCAATCTTTGTGGAGAGGAAATCATCATGAATGGAGGTAGTAAATGA
- the coaBC gene encoding bifunctional phosphopantothenoylcysteine decarboxylase/phosphopantothenate--cysteine ligase CoaBC has protein sequence MMKNAKILLCVSGGIAAYKAIDLASRLQKMGFEIRTVLTESACKFVAPINFSAITHNDVYTSLWDGSDPIPHITLADWADLVVVAPASANTIAKAAHGLADNLLNSILLAHRKQVLWVPAMNVNMYENQVTGENLQALKLRGHHILDPAFGMLACAYTGKGKYPPNEEIVYAIRTYLEYGEDLCSVKALVTVGATVESIDPMRMISNRSSGRMGLSLARALYLRGAEVILVYASISESKPYYISDAFHTLSVDEMHNRVMLEAPKCDWIFKCAAVSDYKPAEYRENKIKKASDLQLNLVRTKDILSDLGSLKRDNQLLIGFAAETQNLEENAKKKLEKKNLDLVVANHLKHAGSATSDILMIDRKHNLCSAQGDKFDLAHLIIDRVISL, from the coding sequence CTAGCCAGTAGATTGCAAAAGATGGGCTTTGAGATACGCACAGTGCTCACTGAATCTGCATGTAAATTCGTTGCGCCCATAAATTTCTCTGCCATCACGCATAACGACGTATATACTTCGTTGTGGGATGGAAGTGATCCTATACCGCATATCACCCTTGCGGATTGGGCAGATTTGGTAGTGGTAGCCCCAGCATCTGCAAACACAATCGCAAAAGCTGCTCATGGTCTTGCGGATAATCTACTCAACTCAATACTGTTGGCCCATCGCAAACAGGTATTATGGGTACCAGCAATGAATGTGAATATGTATGAAAACCAGGTTACAGGAGAGAACTTACAAGCGCTAAAACTACGCGGACACCATATATTGGATCCTGCATTTGGTATGTTGGCTTGCGCCTACACAGGAAAAGGGAAGTATCCTCCCAATGAAGAGATAGTGTATGCGATTCGCACCTATCTGGAGTATGGAGAAGACCTTTGTAGTGTAAAAGCCTTGGTTACTGTAGGCGCTACAGTTGAATCCATAGATCCCATGCGTATGATCAGCAATCGTTCCAGCGGGAGAATGGGCTTGTCTTTGGCACGTGCGCTATATTTGAGGGGGGCAGAGGTAATATTGGTATATGCTTCGATCAGTGAAAGCAAGCCCTACTACATTAGTGATGCATTTCACACGCTATCGGTGGACGAAATGCACAATAGAGTAATGCTCGAAGCCCCCAAATGTGACTGGATATTCAAGTGTGCCGCAGTATCAGACTACAAACCAGCAGAATATCGTGAAAACAAGATTAAGAAAGCTTCTGATCTTCAACTGAACTTGGTTAGGACAAAAGACATATTGTCCGATCTGGGGAGTTTGAAACGGGATAATCAACTTCTGATCGGATTTGCTGCAGAAACTCAAAACCTGGAAGAGAATGCAAAGAAAAAGCTGGAAAAGAAAAACTTGGATCTGGTGGTAGCCAATCATCTGAAGCATGCCGGTTCTGCTACTAGCGATATACTCATGATAGACCGAAAACACAATTTGTGCTCTGCTCAAGGCGACAAATTTGATCTTGCTCACCTAATAATCGATCGCGTAATAAGCTTATGA